From Vibrio splendidus, a single genomic window includes:
- a CDS encoding NAD(P)/FAD-dependent oxidoreductase → MSEKFDVIVIGAGAAGLMCAAEAGKRGRRVLVVDHAKKPGRKILISGGGRCNFTNYDVSANNFLCNNPHFVKSALSQYTNWDFISMVSKYGIEFEERDHGQLFCVNDHTAKDIVSMLLEECKQAKVEQRYRCDVHSIEKTDAGFKMHLNTDEVECDSLVVATGGLSMPKLGATPFGYKIAEQFGLSVMPTTAGLVPFTLHKEDKEAFAELSGIAIPAEITAQDGTLFKEALLFTHRGLSGPSVLQISSFWKAGQSVSINLVPEVDVAELLENSREKHPNQSLKNTLAKALPKRFVEVLIDRKELEDKPLKQFNEKQLNDIVEHLENWKIAPNGTEGYRTAEVTLGGVDTNHLSSKTMECKSVSGLYFVGEVMDVTGWLGGYNFQWCWSSGFAAGQWV, encoded by the coding sequence ATGAGTGAAAAGTTTGATGTAATCGTAATTGGTGCGGGCGCCGCGGGCTTAATGTGTGCTGCGGAAGCGGGTAAACGTGGCCGACGAGTGCTGGTGGTTGATCATGCAAAGAAACCAGGCAGAAAAATTTTAATCTCAGGTGGCGGCCGTTGTAACTTCACTAACTATGATGTTTCAGCCAACAACTTCCTATGTAACAACCCTCACTTCGTGAAGTCAGCCTTATCTCAATATACCAACTGGGATTTTATCTCGATGGTGAGCAAGTACGGTATTGAGTTCGAAGAGCGAGACCACGGCCAATTGTTCTGTGTGAATGACCACACTGCAAAAGACATCGTGAGCATGTTGCTTGAAGAGTGTAAGCAGGCGAAAGTTGAGCAGCGCTACCGTTGTGATGTTCACTCCATCGAAAAAACAGACGCTGGCTTCAAGATGCACCTTAATACCGACGAAGTTGAGTGTGACTCACTTGTCGTGGCGACGGGCGGTTTATCGATGCCGAAACTAGGCGCGACGCCATTTGGCTATAAGATTGCCGAGCAGTTTGGTTTGTCTGTGATGCCGACTACAGCAGGTTTGGTGCCATTTACTCTGCATAAAGAAGACAAAGAAGCCTTTGCTGAGCTTTCAGGAATCGCGATTCCTGCCGAGATCACCGCGCAAGACGGTACCTTATTCAAAGAAGCGTTGCTGTTTACTCATCGCGGCTTATCTGGCCCTTCGGTATTGCAAATTTCTTCTTTCTGGAAAGCGGGTCAATCGGTTTCGATTAATCTAGTACCAGAAGTGGACGTTGCTGAACTACTTGAAAACTCTCGTGAGAAACACCCAAATCAGAGCCTGAAAAACACCTTGGCGAAAGCATTACCAAAGCGTTTTGTGGAAGTGTTGATTGATCGTAAAGAACTGGAAGACAAGCCGCTCAAGCAGTTCAATGAAAAACAGCTGAATGACATTGTAGAGCATTTAGAGAACTGGAAAATTGCGCCAAACGGCACCGAAGGCTACCGAACAGCGGAAGTGACCCTAGGCGGTGTAGACACCAATCACCTATCTTCAAAAACCATGGAATGTAAGAGTGTGTCTGGTCTCTACTTCGTTGGTGAAGTTATGGACGTAACTGGTTGGTTAGGTGGCTACAACTTCCAATGGTGCTGGAGCTCAGGCTTTGCCGCAGGCCAGTGGGTTTAA
- the ftnA gene encoding non-heme ferritin, whose amino-acid sequence MLSKTMVEQLNDQINLEFFSSNLYLQMSAWCEDKGFEGAAEFLRVHAVEEMEHMQRLFTYVSETGAMPILGAIEAPKHEFDSLGAVFRETYEHEQMITQKINKLAHVAFSTQDYSTFNFLQWYVAEQHEEEKLFKGVLDKLELVGEDGKALFFIDKDLAQLAKDGSSSIMEAPAV is encoded by the coding sequence ATGCTGTCAAAAACTATGGTTGAGCAACTGAATGATCAAATTAACCTAGAATTTTTCTCATCCAATCTATACTTACAAATGAGTGCTTGGTGTGAAGACAAAGGATTTGAAGGTGCAGCAGAGTTTCTGCGTGTTCATGCGGTAGAAGAAATGGAACATATGCAGCGTCTTTTCACTTACGTAAGTGAAACAGGTGCAATGCCAATTCTTGGTGCGATTGAAGCGCCAAAACATGAATTTGATAGCCTTGGTGCAGTGTTCCGTGAAACTTACGAACATGAGCAAATGATTACTCAAAAGATCAACAAACTGGCTCACGTTGCTTTCAGCACACAAGATTACTCAACCTTTAACTTCCTGCAATGGTACGTTGCAGAGCAACACGAAGAAGAGAAGTTGTTTAAAGGTGTATTGGATAAGCTAGAGCTTGTTGGTGAAGACGGTAAAGCACTGTTCTTTATTGATAAAGACCTAGCGCAATTGGCAAAAGATGGTTCATCTTCAATTATGGAAGCTCCTGCCGTTTAG
- the uspA gene encoding universal stress protein UspA — protein sequence MSYKHILVAVDLSEDSKLIVDKAVALAKPLEAKVSFIHIDINYAELYTGLIDINMAETQHNAMEASRVQLQNFAEHAQYPITHTLVGSGDLSHELCDTINEFNVDLVVCGHHQDFWSKLLSSTRQLINASPVDMLVVPLRDSED from the coding sequence ATGAGTTACAAACATATTTTGGTCGCGGTCGATTTATCAGAAGACAGCAAATTAATTGTGGATAAAGCGGTAGCATTGGCTAAGCCATTGGAAGCCAAAGTCTCTTTTATCCATATCGATATTAACTACGCAGAGCTGTATACAGGCCTGATTGATATCAACATGGCAGAAACCCAACATAACGCGATGGAAGCATCTCGAGTTCAGCTGCAAAATTTTGCTGAGCATGCTCAATACCCAATCACCCATACCTTAGTGGGCAGTGGCGATTTGAGTCATGAGCTGTGTGACACCATCAACGAGTTCAATGTTGATTTGGTGGTTTGTGGTCACCATCAAGATTTCTGGAGCAAGCTACTTTCTTCAACACGACAACTGATCAACGCCTCTCCGGTTGATATGCTGGTCGTGCCTCTAAGAGATTCAGAAGACTAA
- the uspB gene encoding universal stress protein UspB: MISGDTILFALMVVTCVNWARYFTALRTLIYIMREAHPLLYQQVDGGGFFTTHGNMTKQVRLFSYIKSKEYHHHHDEVFMSKCDRVRQLFILSSALLGVTLLSSFIV; the protein is encoded by the coding sequence ATGATCAGCGGCGACACTATTCTATTTGCACTAATGGTTGTGACTTGCGTGAACTGGGCGAGATATTTTACTGCGCTAAGAACACTCATTTATATAATGCGAGAAGCACATCCTCTACTTTATCAACAAGTAGACGGAGGTGGATTCTTCACAACTCATGGCAATATGACCAAACAGGTTCGCTTGTTTAGTTACATCAAAAGCAAAGAGTATCACCATCATCACGACGAAGTGTTTATGTCGAAGTGTGATCGCGTAAGACAGTTGTTTATACTTTCTTCCGCTCTGTTGGGTGTAACATTGCTGTCTTCTTTCATCGTCTAA